From the Candidatus Hydrogenedens sp. genome, the window CCCTTACTGGTTAGGTAGATACCTTGGCGTAATAAAATAATGCACCCCTAAATAAGATTTTCAATATAAATGGCTATTTCGTTAGAATACTTTCATCTTTTGGAGATGCGAATAAGTTTATTGTAACCATTTGTCTTTTAATAATCATATTTGCCTTAAAGGTTAATCATTAATGAGTTTTTCTTTGAACTGGAACTTTTTTTGGCATCTAATCGGTATAATAGGTGCTATTATTTTCTTTGGTCGATTTTATATTCAATGGATATGGTCGGAAAAAATGGGGAAAAGTGTTATACCACTCGTATTCTGGTATATGAGTGCGGTAGGCTCTATTATGTTATTAGCCTATGGTGTTTTTATCCTTTCCCCTGTGGGGGTGGTGAGTTATGGTTTTAACCTATTAGTATATGTTCGAAATTTAATTCATATCTGGCGTAGACAAAATAAACTTACCTCTCTACGGTATCATATTGCCCATGCCCTCATTATCGTTGCACTGCTTGTCTCAACTGTGGTTGT encodes:
- a CDS encoding lipid-A-disaccharide synthase N-terminal domain-containing protein, giving the protein MSFSLNWNFFWHLIGIIGAIIFFGRFYIQWIWSEKMGKSVIPLVFWYMSAVGSIMLLAYGVFILSPVGVVSYGFNLLVYVRNLIHIWRRQNKLTSLRYHIAHALIIVALLVSTVVVTYVFYQKIFHVREMERSMAIRHSIWIFIGILGQFLFALRFLIQWLATEVKKQSVVPTIFWYLSLLASFLQIISYTFQREWLYAFGLFTTLFVYFRNIWLIRKGQKDILETNGNE